From Candidatus Manganitrophus morganii, the proteins below share one genomic window:
- a CDS encoding diadenylate cyclase has product MKKKSSAAEKPSFDMNDVFLSAASDVAAGVGAQALLLYADLLTDYTPLKILSKELNLILVARGERAYQRAQRYFEKVVRVPQIELTRMGQMKLGVMMSLSAGLVRVGDRIVCLSGISRFGFLDSIVVLDIGREFEILTSTDLTDLSSEIRYDVFEAVLSLAVELAYQGRAGKMIGALFVLGDHERVLQLSRQMIINPFHGYPEEERNLIDPMLKETLKEFSAIDGAFVIREDGVILSAGRHLDASFEGKELLQGLGSRHLAAAGITAVTQALAVVVSESTGTVRIFKGGEIILELEKAVHRDRGSA; this is encoded by the coding sequence ATGAAAAAAAAGTCCTCCGCGGCAGAAAAGCCGAGCTTCGATATGAACGACGTTTTCCTCTCGGCCGCCTCGGACGTGGCGGCCGGCGTCGGGGCGCAGGCGCTCCTCCTCTATGCCGACTTGTTGACCGATTATACGCCGCTGAAGATCCTTTCAAAGGAGTTGAACCTGATTTTGGTGGCCCGCGGGGAGCGCGCCTATCAGCGGGCGCAGCGTTATTTTGAAAAGGTGGTCCGGGTGCCTCAGATCGAATTGACCCGGATGGGGCAGATGAAGCTGGGGGTAATGATGAGTCTCTCCGCCGGGCTGGTCCGGGTGGGGGATCGGATTGTTTGCCTCTCGGGGATCAGCCGCTTCGGCTTTCTCGACAGCATCGTGGTCCTCGACATCGGGAGGGAGTTCGAGATCTTGACCTCGACCGACCTGACCGATCTTTCCAGTGAGATCCGGTACGACGTCTTCGAGGCGGTCCTCAGCCTGGCGGTGGAGTTGGCCTATCAGGGCCGTGCGGGGAAAATGATTGGAGCCCTCTTTGTCCTGGGGGACCATGAGCGTGTCTTGCAGCTTTCGCGTCAAATGATCATCAACCCCTTCCACGGCTATCCCGAAGAGGAGCGGAATCTCATCGATCCGATGCTGAAGGAGACCCTCAAGGAGTTCTCGGCGATCGACGGCGCGTTTGTGATCCGGGAAGACGGGGTGATTCTCTCCGCCGGGCGGCATCTGGACGCCTCCTTCGAAGGGAAGGAACTCCTGCAGGGTCTCGGCAGCCGGCATCTGGCGGCGGCCGGCATCACAGCGGTGACACAGGCGCTGGCGGTGGTGGTCTCCGAATCGACCGGCACGGTCCGCATTTTTAAGGGAGGCGAGATTATCCTGGAGTTAGAAAAGGCGGTGCATCGAGACCGTGGGAGCGCCTGA
- a CDS encoding AI-2E family transporter, producing the protein MAEARRGGRWGWLAILALGIGIVYLARSILIPFLLAFLLAYAFDPVVGFLERKKIRRSLAIWFVIILIAAALALFLLVVIPVIQEETTRALEQLPRYFEHVRTNLFPYLEQRFDIHIPKTYEEISEAILPRLREEAPNIFRPVTAILLSVFSNTAYLLAVIANLIVIPFAFYYFLKDFETLKAKVWEYIPPRHRPEVSRWLRELDRSLAGFIRGQLLVILFLAVLYGIGLTLIGVDLAFVLGIIAAFGEIVPYVGFIVGLSLAVLVSLLQYQDFLHPLYVVFLFAAVQSVQGLVIAPLVMGQQVGLHPLVVIAAIYIGGDLFGFVGILLAVPGAAVVVVLLKALAEHYRRSSLYRA; encoded by the coding sequence ATGGCGGAAGCGAGGCGGGGAGGACGTTGGGGGTGGCTGGCGATCCTGGCGCTCGGGATCGGGATCGTCTACTTAGCCCGCAGCATTCTCATCCCATTTCTGCTCGCTTTTCTTCTGGCCTATGCCTTTGATCCGGTCGTCGGCTTCCTGGAACGGAAAAAGATCCGCCGCTCTTTAGCTATATGGTTTGTTATCATCCTTATCGCCGCCGCCCTGGCTCTCTTCCTGTTGGTGGTGATTCCCGTGATCCAGGAAGAGACCACCCGTGCCTTGGAGCAGCTCCCGCGCTACTTCGAACATGTCCGGACCAATCTCTTTCCCTATCTCGAGCAACGGTTCGATATTCACATCCCGAAAACCTATGAGGAAATTTCGGAAGCCATTCTCCCGAGACTGAGGGAGGAGGCCCCGAACATTTTCCGGCCGGTGACGGCGATTCTCCTCTCCGTCTTCTCGAATACGGCCTACCTCCTTGCCGTCATCGCGAACCTGATTGTCATTCCGTTCGCTTTTTATTATTTCCTAAAAGACTTCGAGACGCTGAAAGCGAAGGTGTGGGAGTACATTCCACCGAGGCATCGGCCGGAGGTCTCCCGATGGCTCCGTGAGCTCGACCGGTCGCTGGCCGGATTCATCCGGGGGCAGCTCCTCGTGATTCTCTTTCTTGCGGTCTTATACGGGATCGGCTTGACGCTGATCGGTGTTGATCTGGCGTTTGTTCTGGGGATCATCGCCGCCTTCGGCGAAATTGTCCCCTATGTCGGCTTTATCGTCGGGCTTTCCCTCGCTGTCCTGGTAAGCCTCCTCCAGTATCAGGACTTTCTCCATCCGCTCTATGTTGTTTTCCTCTTTGCGGCGGTGCAGTCGGTCCAGGGATTGGTGATCGCCCCGCTGGTCATGGGGCAGCAGGTGGGGCTTCATCCGTTGGTCGTGATTGCAGCGATCTATATCGGGGGGGATCTCTTCGGTTTCGTCGGGATTCTCCTGGCGGTCCCCGGGGCGGCGGTGGTCGTCGTCCTTCTCAAAGCGCTCGCCGAACACTATCGGCGCTCTTCGCTCTATAGAGCGTAG
- a CDS encoding PA14 domain-containing protein, which translates to MKQPSFCTTIALLILATLFFWSGSAYADTLILHPSGSASGDQTDQYVGGTAVTALDTNDGSTSYGDLSSEDTARLALDDSANLGTITSVRIRGVLRSDSGWSDGEFRIGLRTNGADFWSSTLDAGDSYQLYSGNLYSTNPNTGTAWTWAEINALNALVDNTDRSTDLRITELFAEIIYQPPVTLSITKSGTGTGTVTSSPAGIDCGATCSATFNINTSVTLTAAPAANSTFTGWSGCNSTSGTSCTVTMSAAKTVTASFTLQTFPLTVTKSGTGTGIVTSSPAGINCGAACSAIYSSGTVVTLSPLPSADSDFTGWSGCDNVSGTSCTMTINTAKTVTATFTLKVFALSVAKTGNGGGTVTSSPAGINCGATCSASFNFGTPVTLTAAPSANSNFTGWSGACTGTGNCTVTMDAVRSVTATFTLKTFTLSVATAGNGTVTSDVGGINCGANGNVCSASLTIGAAVKLTATPAGGATFSGWSGCDSAAGNTCDLAMNTNRSVAASFGVQTYSLTVNKLGNGTGTITSSPAGIDCGSSCSAFFNAATTVTLTTTTAEDTDFTGWSGACTGTGHCVVTMDAAKSVTATFTLKSFTLTVAKNGSGTGTATSNPAGINCGATCSASFNNGTSVTLTAAPAANSIFAGWSGCNSAAGASCTVTMSAAKSVTATFNIQTFALTVNKGGTGTGTVTSSPAGINCGAACASNFNAGTAGTLTATTSADSDFTGWSGACSGTGSCNVTMDTARSVTATFTLKNFTLSIAKTGTGAGTVTSSPAGINCGATCSASFNAGASVTLTATPSANSLFAGWSGACSGTGTCSVTIDAAKSVTAIFNLQTFSLSVAKAGTGTGTVSSSPTGIDCGTTCSFNFTTGTTVTLAAAAAGNSVFAGWSGGCSGTGSCVVTIDAAKSVTATFNLQTFSLSVAKTGNGTGTVTSSPAGINCGATCSFPFNSGTVVTLTAAPAANSTFTGWSGVCSGVGNCIVTIDAAKSVSANFTLQNFNLSVTKTGTGTGTVTSSPAGIDCGATCSASFGSGASVTLTAAPSAGAIFAGWSGACSGTGTCLVTMDAAKSVTATFNVQTFSLAVTKAGTGSGTVTSSPAGINCGTTCSFTFTTGTTVTLTAPPSADSVFIGWSGACSGTGNCVVTMDAAKSVTANFNRQTFGLTLTKSGTGTGTVVSSPAGINCGADCSETYTINTPVSLTATPGDDSDFTGWSGACSGTGPCSVTMDAAKSVTANFTLKTFTLTVTKSGSGSGTVASSPVGISCGTDCSEIYDFNTLVFLTATPGSDSLFTGWSGACSGGAATCSVLLDAAKTVTANFIRRFPLAVSKAGTGVGTVTSSPAGINCGADCSEMYTMNSSVTLTAAPDVNSDFTGWSGGGCAGTAATCTVAMDAAKTVIATFTLKSLGLSVTITGTGRGTVTSNPAGINCPTDCSEPYTINTTVTLTAAPEADSNFTGWSGGGCAGTAPCNATVDAAKSITATFTLKTFALAANKTGTGTGTVASSPAGINCGADCNASYNAGSQVTLTASPNTDSLFTGWSGACSGTAACVVTIDAAKTAIAAFTLKPVLTVTKTGSGTVTSDPAGISCGTDCSQSFGNFTTQVTLTAAPDANFDFTGWSGCNSTNGTSCSVTMSQSKSVTATFTLKTFGLNVTKTGTGTGTVTSNPVGINCGTDCNQSYDSGTQVTLTAAPATNSTFTGWSGACSGTGNCIVTIDAAKNVAATFALRTFTLSVTTSGNGTVTSNPAGISCGAGGACSATFNIGAQVTLTATPDTHATFTGWGGNACSGGQATCTVTMDAAQSVSANFGLRTFDLTVTKTGSGSGTVSSSPAGITCGATCSFSFNSGATVTLTASPSADANFTGWSGACGGTGSCFVTMDAAKSVNANFTLKTFALSVVKEGTGTGTVTSDPSGINCGATCSFSFNIGSTVTLTAAPTGNSTFTGWSGACTGTGNCVVTTDAARSVTATFTAPLTFTLTVSRTGNGLVTSTPGGIDCGTTCTSVPLNPDTRITLTVVPAAGAPFQNWGGACSGTQTTCTLTLDGDKTVSANFANGFTLSANSASVAIQKGTSGSVSYNIASTQGFTSPVALTLTGAPAGVTGTFSPNPAAPPGNGSIKPTLTLNIDGTVECHDYNLTVTGAGGFLTQSVGLTLTVTCNGLKGEYFNTPDLTGPMLTQTDPKIDFTGWGSGPPIQGIDPETFSVRWTGQIQIDRAESYLFNIITNDGVRLWIDGALVIDHWEQTDHLVSLEKGVAFNASGLHDIKLEYSENTGQALLQLNWSSNSIGWQVIPESHLTTPKSSGAPPTLKWTGEPNYQTDGLDPETGTVNGTSFKFRVTYTDPDNNPPLPGYPRVHLLQGGKEIAGSPFEMLFERGTPAAGAVYNYSRLLQAGFDYTYYFDAVDATGVQAIASPAAPTPAVPLTGPQVGASETVTLSSPRGAIVMTTSAGAFERIDIGDLANLTVPPADTTFPYGVLSFKLQGLAPGEEAVVSATFPEPISGEGQPQWLWYDSQNNQFVAVEATGSLLSGGNTIRMTLKDGGMGDGDHAANGVIENIAGPAFKAGAAPAPPPGGGGGGGGGGCFIATAAYGSYLDPHVKVLRDFRDRYLLTNLPGRLFVEAYYRASPPIADVIRKHDSLRTVVRWTLTPLVLLVAYPWGGVALLALALTARRLRKNRP; encoded by the coding sequence ATGAAGCAACCCTCTTTTTGTACAACGATTGCCCTGCTCATCTTGGCAACCCTCTTCTTCTGGAGCGGCTCCGCCTATGCCGACACCCTCATCCTCCATCCTTCCGGCAGCGCATCCGGCGATCAGACAGACCAATACGTCGGCGGCACCGCCGTCACCGCGCTCGACACAAACGACGGGAGCACCTCGTATGGAGACCTCTCCTCTGAAGATACGGCGCGCCTTGCACTGGACGATTCGGCAAATTTAGGAACGATCACTTCGGTGCGAATCAGAGGGGTCCTCAGAAGCGACAGCGGCTGGAGCGACGGCGAATTCCGAATCGGCCTGAGAACCAATGGAGCCGATTTTTGGAGTAGTACGCTCGACGCAGGCGACTCCTACCAGCTCTATTCCGGCAATCTTTATTCGACAAATCCCAACACGGGGACCGCTTGGACATGGGCAGAGATCAATGCCTTGAATGCGCTCGTCGACAACACCGACCGATCGACAGACCTTCGGATCACCGAACTTTTTGCAGAGATCATCTATCAGCCCCCCGTCACCCTATCGATTACAAAATCAGGTACCGGAACAGGAACCGTCACCTCCTCGCCTGCAGGGATCGATTGCGGGGCAACCTGTTCTGCTACGTTTAATATCAACACGTCGGTCACTCTCACCGCCGCCCCGGCTGCAAATTCCACCTTCACCGGATGGTCGGGGTGCAACAGCACCTCGGGAACCTCCTGCACCGTGACGATGAGCGCCGCAAAAACGGTGACGGCCTCCTTCACCCTTCAGACCTTCCCCCTGACGGTCACAAAGAGCGGCACGGGGACCGGTATCGTCACCTCTTCCCCGGCCGGAATCAACTGCGGCGCCGCCTGCTCCGCGATTTATAGCAGTGGAACGGTCGTGACCCTCTCTCCTCTCCCCTCTGCAGATTCCGACTTCACCGGTTGGTCCGGTTGCGACAACGTTTCCGGAACTTCTTGCACCATGACAATTAATACGGCAAAGACGGTCACCGCAACCTTCACATTAAAAGTGTTCGCGCTCTCGGTCGCAAAAACCGGAAATGGCGGGGGAACCGTCACCAGTAGTCCGGCCGGAATCAACTGCGGCGCAACCTGTTCCGCTTCTTTTAACTTCGGAACGCCGGTGACATTAACCGCCGCTCCGTCGGCCAATTCTAATTTCACCGGATGGTCCGGCGCCTGCACCGGAACCGGAAACTGCACCGTCACGATGGATGCGGTCCGATCGGTCACCGCAACATTTACACTGAAAACCTTTACTCTCTCGGTCGCCACCGCCGGAAACGGGACGGTGACCAGCGACGTCGGCGGGATCAACTGCGGCGCAAATGGAAACGTCTGCTCGGCCTCTCTCACTATCGGAGCCGCGGTCAAGCTGACCGCCACCCCGGCCGGGGGCGCTACCTTCTCCGGCTGGTCCGGCTGCGACAGCGCCGCCGGGAACACCTGCGACCTCGCCATGAACACCAACCGCTCGGTCGCCGCCAGCTTCGGGGTTCAGACCTACTCTCTCACGGTCAACAAGCTCGGCAACGGGACCGGGACCATCACCTCTTCCCCCGCCGGCATCGACTGCGGCAGCAGCTGTTCAGCGTTCTTCAACGCCGCCACGACCGTGACCCTTACCACGACGACGGCCGAGGATACCGACTTTACAGGATGGTCCGGCGCCTGCACGGGAACCGGTCATTGTGTCGTCACCATGGATGCAGCCAAATCGGTCACGGCGACATTTACATTGAAAAGCTTTACCCTCACCGTCGCCAAAAACGGGTCGGGAACCGGAACAGCAACGAGCAACCCGGCCGGAATCAACTGCGGCGCCACCTGCTCGGCTTCTTTTAACAATGGGACATCGGTCACGCTGACCGCCGCACCCGCCGCCAATTCGATCTTCGCCGGCTGGTCGGGCTGCAACAGCGCTGCGGGAGCCTCCTGCACCGTGACGATGAGCGCCGCTAAATCGGTCACCGCCACCTTCAACATTCAGACCTTTGCGCTAACCGTGAATAAAGGGGGAACCGGCACAGGAACCGTGACCTCCTCCCCTGCCGGGATCAACTGCGGCGCCGCCTGCGCCTCCAACTTCAACGCCGGGACCGCCGGGACCCTCACCGCGACAACATCGGCCGATTCTGATTTCACCGGCTGGTCGGGCGCGTGCAGCGGAACCGGGAGCTGTAACGTCACGATGGATACGGCCAGGTCGGTGACCGCCACCTTCACCCTGAAGAATTTCACCCTCTCGATCGCCAAGACGGGGACCGGAGCCGGAACGGTCACCTCTTCACCCGCAGGAATCAATTGCGGCGCCACCTGCTCCGCCTCTTTTAACGCGGGCGCTTCAGTAACATTAACCGCAACCCCGTCGGCCAACTCTCTTTTCGCCGGGTGGAGCGGCGCCTGCTCGGGAACCGGTACCTGCTCCGTGACGATCGACGCCGCCAAGTCGGTCACGGCGATATTCAATTTGCAAACGTTTAGCCTCTCGGTCGCCAAAGCCGGAACAGGCACGGGAACCGTCTCCAGCAGCCCAACCGGGATCGACTGCGGGACGACCTGCTCTTTTAATTTCACGACCGGGACCACGGTCACCCTCGCCGCCGCGGCCGCCGGTAATTCCGTGTTCGCCGGGTGGTCGGGAGGATGCAGCGGCACAGGCAGCTGTGTGGTCACCATCGACGCGGCTAAATCGGTCACCGCGACGTTTAATCTTCAGACCTTCAGCCTCTCGGTCGCTAAAACCGGGAACGGAACCGGCACGGTGACCTCCTCCCCCGCCGGGATCAACTGCGGCGCAACCTGCTCATTCCCCTTCAACAGCGGCACCGTTGTCACCTTGACCGCGGCCCCCGCGGCAAATTCGACCTTCACAGGGTGGTCGGGTGTTTGCAGCGGAGTCGGAAATTGTATCGTGACCATCGACGCCGCCAAATCGGTCAGCGCCAACTTCACCCTACAAAACTTCAATCTCTCAGTCACCAAAACCGGAACAGGTACGGGGACCGTCACCTCCTCCCCCGCCGGAATCGACTGCGGCGCAACTTGCTCCGCCTCGTTTGGCTCAGGCGCCTCTGTGACATTAACGGCCGCCCCTTCGGCCGGCGCCATCTTCGCAGGCTGGAGCGGCGCCTGTTCCGGAACCGGAACCTGTCTCGTCACAATGGACGCCGCGAAGAGCGTCACCGCCACCTTTAATGTGCAGACTTTCAGTCTCGCAGTAACGAAGGCCGGAACGGGGAGCGGAACCGTCACGAGCAGCCCGGCCGGGATCAACTGCGGGACGACCTGTTCGTTTACCTTCACGACCGGGACCACGGTCACCCTCACCGCCCCCCCCTCCGCCGATTCGGTGTTCATCGGCTGGTCGGGGGCATGCAGTGGGACCGGCAATTGTGTCGTGACGATGGATGCCGCCAAATCGGTCACGGCCAACTTTAACCGTCAGACCTTCGGCCTCACTCTGACGAAGAGCGGGACGGGGACCGGAACGGTCGTCAGCAGTCCGGCCGGGATCAACTGCGGGGCCGATTGCTCGGAAACATACACAATCAACACCCCTGTTTCCCTCACCGCAACGCCGGGGGACGACTCCGACTTCACCGGCTGGAGCGGGGCCTGCTCCGGCACCGGGCCTTGCTCCGTGACGATGGACGCGGCCAAATCGGTCACGGCCAATTTCACGTTAAAAACCTTCACCCTCACCGTTACAAAATCGGGAAGCGGGAGCGGCACCGTCGCCAGCAGTCCCGTCGGGATCAGCTGCGGAACCGACTGTTCCGAAATCTACGATTTCAACACCCTGGTCTTTTTGACCGCGACCCCCGGCTCGGATTCGCTCTTTACAGGCTGGTCCGGCGCCTGCAGCGGAGGGGCCGCGACCTGCTCCGTCCTCCTGGACGCCGCCAAAACGGTGACGGCGAATTTCATCAGACGCTTCCCCCTCGCTGTGTCGAAAGCCGGAACCGGCGTCGGCACCGTGACGAGCAGCCCTGCCGGAATCAATTGCGGGGCCGATTGCTCGGAGATGTACACGATGAACAGTTCAGTCACCCTCACCGCCGCGCCCGACGTCAACTCGGACTTCACCGGCTGGTCCGGGGGAGGCTGCGCCGGAACGGCGGCGACCTGCACCGTCGCGATGGACGCGGCAAAAACCGTCATCGCCACCTTCACCTTAAAGAGCTTGGGGCTCTCTGTCACCATAACGGGAACCGGAAGGGGGACGGTAACGAGCAACCCCGCCGGGATCAACTGCCCGACCGATTGCTCGGAGCCTTATACGATCAACACAACGGTGACACTCACCGCCGCGCCGGAGGCCGATTCCAACTTCACCGGCTGGTCCGGTGGAGGTTGTGCCGGAACGGCCCCATGTAACGCGACCGTCGACGCGGCGAAATCGATCACCGCCACATTTACGCTCAAGACCTTTGCGCTGGCGGCAAACAAAACCGGGACAGGAACCGGGACGGTGGCGAGCAGTCCGGCCGGGATCAATTGCGGGGCTGATTGTAACGCCTCTTATAACGCCGGGAGTCAGGTTACATTGACCGCCTCACCCAACACCGACTCCCTCTTTACCGGCTGGAGCGGGGCCTGCAGCGGCACCGCAGCCTGCGTCGTAACGATCGACGCCGCGAAGACGGCGATAGCCGCCTTCACCCTCAAGCCGGTTCTGACCGTGACGAAGACGGGGAGCGGAACCGTCACCAGCGACCCCGCCGGGATCAGCTGTGGAACCGACTGTTCACAATCCTTCGGCAACTTCACCACCCAAGTCACCCTGACGGCCGCACCCGACGCGAATTTCGACTTCACCGGCTGGTCCGGCTGCAACAGCACCAATGGAACTTCCTGCTCCGTCACGATGAGTCAATCAAAGTCGGTCACCGCGACATTCACGCTCAAAACATTTGGGTTGAACGTTACCAAAACCGGGACAGGAACCGGGACGGTGACGAGCAACCCGGTCGGGATCAATTGCGGAACAGATTGTAACCAGTCTTATGATTCCGGAACACAGGTGACCTTGACCGCCGCTCCCGCAACCAATTCGACCTTCACCGGATGGTCCGGCGCTTGTTCCGGAACCGGCAATTGCATCGTGACGATCGATGCCGCGAAAAACGTGGCCGCCACCTTCGCATTGAGAACCTTTACCCTCTCCGTCACGACCTCAGGAAACGGGACGGTTACCAGTAACCCAGCCGGCATCAGCTGCGGCGCCGGCGGCGCCTGTTCGGCCACTTTTAACATCGGCGCCCAGGTCACGCTCACCGCCACCCCGGACACCCACGCGACCTTTACCGGCTGGGGGGGAAACGCTTGCAGCGGCGGTCAGGCCACTTGTACCGTGACGATGGATGCCGCCCAGTCGGTCTCCGCCAACTTTGGCCTCCGGACCTTTGATCTGACGGTGACCAAAACCGGATCGGGAAGCGGAACGGTCAGCTCTTCACCGGCGGGGATCACCTGCGGTGCAACCTGCTCGTTCTCTTTTAACAGCGGCGCAACCGTTACCTTGACCGCTTCTCCTTCGGCCGACGCGAATTTCACCGGCTGGTCGGGGGCCTGCGGGGGAACCGGAAGTTGCTTCGTGACGATGGATGCGGCCAAGTCGGTCAACGCTAATTTCACCCTCAAGACCTTCGCTCTCTCGGTCGTCAAGGAGGGAACCGGAACCGGGACAGTCACTTCCGACCCCTCCGGGATCAATTGCGGCGCCACCTGCTCCTTCTCATTTAACATCGGGTCGACGGTGACGTTGACCGCCGCCCCCACCGGCAATTCCACCTTTACCGGCTGGTCCGGAGCCTGCACCGGGACCGGCAATTGCGTGGTGACCACCGATGCCGCCAGGAGCGTCACCGCCACCTTCACCGCGCCGCTGACCTTCACCCTCACCGTGAGCCGGACCGGGAACGGCCTCGTCACCAGCACTCCGGGGGGAATCGATTGCGGGACGACCTGCACCTCCGTCCCGCTCAACCCCGACACCCGGATCACCCTGACCGTCGTTCCCGCCGCGGGCGCCCCTTTCCAGAACTGGGGAGGAGCCTGCTCCGGCACGCAGACCACCTGCACCCTGACGCTCGACGGCGACAAGACGGTCAGCGCCAACTTCGCCAACGGGTTTACCCTCTCCGCGAACAGCGCCTCGGTCGCCATTCAGAAAGGAACCTCCGGGTCGGTCTCCTATAATATCGCGTCAACGCAGGGATTCACCTCGCCGGTCGCGCTGACACTGACCGGCGCGCCCGCCGGGGTGACCGGCACTTTCTCTCCCAATCCCGCCGCCCCGCCCGGCAACGGATCGATCAAACCGACCTTGACCCTCAACATCGATGGGACGGTCGAATGCCACGATTACAACCTCACGGTCACCGGCGCCGGCGGCTTCCTGACCCAGTCGGTGGGACTGACCTTGACGGTCACCTGCAACGGCCTGAAAGGGGAATACTTCAACACCCCCGATCTGACCGGACCGATGTTGACGCAAACCGATCCGAAAATCGATTTCACCGGATGGGGCTCGGGACCCCCCATCCAAGGGATCGATCCGGAGACCTTCTCCGTCCGCTGGACCGGGCAGATCCAGATCGATCGCGCCGAGTCCTACCTCTTTAACATCATCACCAACGACGGCGTCCGCCTTTGGATCGACGGGGCGTTGGTGATCGACCATTGGGAGCAGACCGACCATCTCGTCTCCCTGGAGAAAGGGGTGGCGTTCAACGCCTCCGGCCTGCACGACATCAAGCTCGAATATTCCGAAAACACGGGGCAGGCCCTCCTTCAGCTCAACTGGTCGTCGAATTCGATCGGCTGGCAGGTGATCCCGGAATCGCATCTGACCACCCCGAAATCGTCCGGCGCCCCTCCGACGCTGAAATGGACCGGCGAGCCGAACTATCAGACCGACGGCCTCGATCCGGAAACCGGCACGGTCAACGGCACGTCTTTCAAATTCCGCGTGACGTATACCGATCCTGACAACAACCCGCCGCTCCCCGGCTATCCGAGGGTTCACCTTCTGCAGGGTGGAAAAGAAATCGCCGGGAGTCCGTTCGAAATGCTCTTTGAGAGAGGAACCCCCGCGGCCGGGGCCGTCTACAACTACAGCCGCCTCCTTCAAGCGGGGTTCGATTACACCTATTATTTCGACGCCGTCGACGCCACCGGGGTGCAGGCGATCGCCTCTCCGGCCGCGCCGACGCCGGCCGTCCCCCTGACCGGGCCGCAGGTCGGCGCTTCGGAAACCGTCACGTTATCGAGCCCGCGCGGGGCGATCGTCATGACCACCTCCGCGGGGGCCTTTGAGCGAATCGATATCGGCGATCTTGCGAATCTGACCGTGCCGCCGGCCGACACAACCTTCCCTTACGGCGTCCTCTCCTTCAAACTTCAGGGGTTGGCCCCCGGGGAGGAAGCGGTCGTCAGCGCCACCTTCCCGGAGCCGATCTCCGGCGAGGGACAACCCCAGTGGCTCTGGTACGATTCACAGAACAATCAGTTTGTGGCGGTCGAAGCGACCGGGTCGCTCCTCTCCGGCGGAAACACCATCCGCATGACGCTGAAGGACGGCGGCATGGGAGACGGCGATCATGCCGCGAACGGCGTCATCGAGAATATCGCCGGCCCGGCCTTCAAAGCGGGCGCGGCGCCGGCCCCTCCCCCCGGCGGCGGAGGAGGAGGCGGGGGCGGCGGCTGCTTTATCGCCACCGCGGCGTATGGCAGCTATCTCGACCCGCACGTCAAGGTCCTTCGGGACTTCAGAGACCGCTATCTTTTGACGAATCTTCCGGGACGTCTCTTCGTCGAGGCCTACTACCGCGCCTCGCCGCCGATCGCCGACGTCATCCGCAAGCATGACTCCCTCCGAACGGTCGTCCGTTGGACGCTGACCCCGCTGGTCCTCTTGGTCGCCTACCCCTGGGGCGGGGTCGCCCTGCTGGCGCTGGCGTTAACGGCCCGACGCCTGCGAAAAAACCGCCCGTAA